The stretch of DNA CGAGGGCGCGCAGCCACCGGAGCCCCAACGGCCTGGCCCTATGAGAAGGGTCCAAGGACGCGGCCAAGAGAAGAGGCCGCCAAGGAAAAGAGTGCCCGTTGACAGGGGCCGACTAATGGGTGACCCCGCTTGGCCCCGAGACCTGACCCCGCCTGGCCCCGTTCATCGAAGCGTTAGGCCAATTCCAACAGGTGATTAGATGGAATTCATGTTGATCGCTCATGACGGGAACGATGACGAAGCCTTGAATCGGCGCCTTGCAGCTCGAGAGAGACACCTTGCCCTCTTTGACCAATTCAATCAAATGGGCATTTTCAAATACGGATGCGCCATTCTCAACGACAACGGCCAGATGATCGGCTCAGTCGTCGTGTCTGAGTTCTCCTCCCGCGAGGAATTGGAAAACACCTGGTTATCAAGAGAGCCGTACGTTCTTGGCGGCGTTTGGAAGAACATTGAAATCATACCAATTCGTACGCGCGCAAGAACGTAAGGAGGGAAACAGGGTCAAGACGGACACAGGGCAGGTCTTGTAACGCCAGATCTTCTCCAGACGGTCTTTTTCCTGCATTGCAGTTCCTTCGAGGAGTGGCC from Acidobacteriota bacterium encodes:
- a CDS encoding YciI family protein, coding for MEFMLIAHDGNDDEALNRRLAARERHLALFDQFNQMGIFKYGCAILNDNGQMIGSVVVSEFSSREELENTWLSREPYVLGGVWKNIEIIPIRTRART